In Myxocyprinus asiaticus isolate MX2 ecotype Aquarium Trade chromosome 3, UBuf_Myxa_2, whole genome shotgun sequence, the following proteins share a genomic window:
- the ccn1l1 gene encoding cellular communication network factor 1, like 1 produces the protein MEHTEFPSVLDKTMSPLRTILRQGHFFTLVLLSWVTVEAQGGCPLKCSCPSSSPSCPLGVSSVLDSCGCCRVCARQFNQDCSPTEPCDHIKGLRCHLGAEGIPERGLCRAEAHGRPCELDGRVYQHGEDFQPTCEHQCTCVDGVVGCILLCLHTVSLPDGPCSRHRLTKLSGHCCQEWVCDDDNRIAEEDPMPDSHPQEHTDLKGNELLVAPSTSWDSSAAAPYQEWISSSNSHAILPSTCFLQVTDWSPCSATCGMGVSSRVTNSNVECLLIRETRLCQIRECGVNLAQSLKNGKKCQRITRPQKSMHITSAGCFTARRYRPRSCGSCSDGRLCIPSVTHTVRLHFYCPGPEQEDITRNVMWIQRCHCSQRNNREGLSSQAELINLPNDIHTFTH, from the exons atggaacacaccGAATTCCCTTCAGTCTTGGATAAAACTATGTCACCTTTGAGGACCATACTGAGGCAAGGACATTTTTTCACACTGGTGCTGCTGTCATGGGTCACTGTGGAG GCACAGGGTGGTTGTCCACTGAAGTGCTCTTGTCCATCCTCATCCCCCTCCTGTCCTCTTGGTGTCAGTTCGGTTCTGGACTCATGTGGCTGCTGTCGGGTTTGTGCCAGACAGTTTAACCAAGACTGTAGCCCTACTGAGCCCTGCGACCACATAAAAGGACTGCGGTGCCACCTAGGGGCTGAAGGAATCCCTGAGAGAGGCTTGTGTAGAG CGGAAGCTCACGGTCGTCCGTGTGAGCTGGATGGAAGGGTGTATCAGCACGGTGAGGACTTTCAACCAACCTGCGAGCATCAGTGCACTTGTGTTGATGGAGTGGTGGGCTGCATTCTGCTCTGTCTACACACAGTCTCTCTGCCAGATGGACCCTGTTCCCGCCACCGACTCACAAAGCTTTCTGGCCACTGCTGCCAGGAGTGGGTGTGTGATGATGACAATCGCATCGCTGAAGAGGATCCGATGCCTGACTCGCATCCACAAGAACACACTGACCTTAAAGGCAACGAGTTGCTTGTAGCTCCGTCTACGTCTTGGGATAGCAGTGCAGCAGCCCCATATCAAG AGTGGATTTCATCCTCAAATTCCCACGCCATCCTTCCATCTACCTGCTTCCTTCAAGTCACTGATTGGTCCCCATGCTCAGCCACCTGTGGAATGGGCGTATCCAGCCGTGTAACCAATAGTAATGTTGAGTGTCTGCTCATCAGGGAAACTAGGCTCTGTCAGATCCGAGAGTGTGGCGTCAACCTTGCACAATCACTAAAG AATGGAAAGAAGTGTCAAAGGATCACACGACCGCAGAAATCTATGCACATCACATCTGCAGGATGCTTCACTGCTCGCCGTTACCGGCCTCGTTCATGTGGCTCCTGCTCAGACGGCCGTCTCTGCATTCCCTCTGTGACGCATACAGTTCGTCTACACTTTTACTGTCCCGGGCCAGAACAAGAGGACATTACTCGCAATGTCATGTGGATACAGCGATGCCACTGCAGTCAAAGAAATAACAGAGAAGGCCTGTCATCACAAGCAGAGTTGATCAATCTGCCAAAtgatatacacacattcacacactga